The proteins below are encoded in one region of Arenibacter algicola:
- a CDS encoding alkaline phosphatase family protein: MKKTVVLNVVGLTRGLIGEHTPFIKSFLERGASATITPQLPAVTCSVQATYLTGKTPSEHGIVGNGWYFKEEHEVKFWRQSNSLIQSEKIWDKLKKQDSNFSCANMFWWYNMYSNADYSVTPRPNYLADGRKIPDVYSYPAELRDHLQEELGTFPLFHFWGPKTSIKSSQWIADASLKTDVLHDPTLTLVYLPHLDYNMQRYGTDLTKISKDLREIDEVVKQLVEYYEAKSAHIILLSEYGITNVTNPIHLNRKLRQEGYLGIRVERGLELLDAGASKAFAVSDHQLAHVYVKNNEDIDKVKALLKSLKGVEQVLSGGEIKELQLDHERCGDLVVIADKDSWFTYYFWLDDKKAPDYARMVDIHKKPGYDPVEMLTDPKDKFLMPKVIWKLFKKKLGFRTVMDIIPLDATLVKGSHGRMPEDPKDHPILITNNKSTSLKDSLLATEVYGIIESHLINS, translated from the coding sequence ATGAAGAAAACCGTTGTGCTAAACGTTGTGGGATTAACGCGGGGATTGATAGGGGAGCACACGCCCTTTATTAAATCTTTTTTGGAGAGAGGTGCTTCGGCGACAATTACACCACAATTGCCTGCAGTGACCTGTTCTGTACAAGCCACTTATTTAACAGGTAAAACGCCATCTGAACACGGCATAGTTGGTAATGGATGGTATTTTAAGGAAGAACATGAGGTAAAGTTTTGGCGTCAATCCAATAGCCTTATTCAATCCGAAAAAATATGGGACAAACTTAAAAAACAGGACAGTAATTTTAGCTGCGCCAATATGTTCTGGTGGTATAATATGTATTCCAATGCGGATTACAGTGTTACCCCAAGACCCAATTATTTGGCAGATGGAAGAAAGATCCCAGATGTGTATTCCTATCCTGCGGAACTAAGGGATCATTTACAAGAGGAATTGGGGACATTTCCGCTTTTCCATTTTTGGGGACCAAAAACATCTATAAAATCCAGTCAGTGGATTGCGGACGCCAGTTTAAAAACGGACGTTTTACATGATCCTACCCTCACCTTGGTCTACTTGCCACATTTGGACTACAATATGCAACGCTACGGGACCGATTTAACCAAAATTTCAAAGGACTTAAGGGAGATCGATGAAGTAGTTAAACAATTGGTAGAATATTATGAGGCCAAATCTGCCCATATTATACTACTTTCAGAATATGGGATAACCAATGTTACCAACCCCATTCATTTAAATAGAAAGCTTAGGCAAGAGGGGTATCTTGGTATTCGAGTGGAAAGGGGACTGGAATTGTTGGATGCTGGGGCCAGTAAGGCTTTCGCCGTGTCAGACCATCAGTTGGCCCATGTATATGTAAAGAATAATGAGGATATAGATAAGGTCAAGGCTTTATTGAAAAGTCTGAAGGGGGTAGAACAGGTACTTTCTGGTGGCGAAATTAAAGAGCTGCAATTGGATCATGAACGTTGTGGGGATTTGGTGGTGATAGCGGATAAGGATTCTTGGTTTACCTATTACTTCTGGTTGGATGATAAAAAGGCTCCTGACTATGCAAGAATGGTGGACATTCATAAAAAACCCGGATACGATCCGGTGGAGATGCTCACCGATCCAAAGGATAAATTCTTGATGCCAAAGGTTATTTGGAAGTTATTTAAAAAGAAATTGGGTTTCAGAACGGTAATGGATATTATTCCCTTGGACGCCACCTTGGTTAAAGGATCCCATGGTAGGATGCCCGAGGATCCCAAGGATCATCCAATATTGATAACCAATAATAAAAGCACTTCTTTAAAGGATAGTCTGTTGGCAACGGAAGTGTACGGTATTATAGAGAGCCATCTTATAAATTCTTAG
- a CDS encoding transmembrane 220 family protein — translation MRLFSKIFSGVFTILFVWAAFVQYNDPDALMWYFIYGIAAGASFLFFLGKLNLLIPFVLTLAYLIGAWIFWPEHFEGVSIDGGNIDNIEHARESLGLIINALVMLFYAWRVKVARALNI, via the coding sequence ATGAGACTTTTTTCCAAAATATTTTCTGGAGTATTCACCATATTGTTTGTTTGGGCGGCATTTGTCCAGTACAATGATCCGGATGCCCTTATGTGGTACTTCATCTACGGAATAGCAGCTGGGGCGTCATTTTTATTTTTTCTGGGCAAATTAAATTTATTGATTCCATTTGTGCTGACCTTGGCTTACCTCATAGGAGCATGGATTTTTTGGCCGGAACACTTTGAAGGAGTTTCAATTGACGGGGGAAATATAGATAATATAGAACACGCTAGGGAGTCCTTGGGGCTTATAATCAACGCCTTGGTAATGCTGTTTTATGCTTGGAGGGTCAAAGTTGCAAGGGCGCTAAATATCTAA
- a CDS encoding DNA polymerase III subunit gamma/tau, with translation MEPFIVSARKYRPQTFKDVVGQQAITNTLTNAIDNDHLAQALLFTGPRGVGKTTCARILAKQINQDGRTDEDEDFAFNIFELDAASNNSVDDIRELTSQVRIPPQVGKYKVYIIDEVHMLSQAAFNAFLKTLEEPPAHAIFILATTEKHKIIPTILSRCQIFDFKRITVKDAAEYLKYIAENQEIEAEDDALHIIAQKADGAMRDALSIFDRVVSYSGKKLTRKAVTENLNVLDYDTYFAATDLILKHDIPGLLILFNETLARGFDGHHFISGLASHFRDLMVCQHQNTIELLEVGEEAKKHYSEQSKKTSSSFLLSAIDLANDCDIKYKSSKNQRLLVELTLMKLASIDFDGEKKKSESLGNGRNKPDFIIPASFYKVSRPSVLEKEIKPNEPEAKSVHTAAPNVESAIVGKQTPQGQSSSTSSTTQTPQGNDVGGSTNVIQEANPTPRTKINIKSTERRVSGLSLSSLKAKKEHQLNKKEDVIDESNLPKANFTEEEMQRHWADFVDILDNDGRKILASNLHSDVPKLTDNFTIWIELPNGTMKKEIEREKYDLMEYLKLKLNNHFIQLRITVNEATAKKFAFTPEEKYMKLREKNPAIDLLRKEFDLDI, from the coding sequence TTGGAACCTTTTATAGTATCCGCCAGAAAATACAGGCCCCAGACATTTAAGGATGTTGTTGGGCAACAGGCTATTACCAATACCCTTACTAATGCCATAGACAATGATCACCTAGCTCAGGCACTATTGTTTACAGGTCCCAGAGGAGTAGGAAAAACTACTTGTGCCCGTATACTGGCCAAGCAGATCAATCAAGACGGCAGAACGGATGAAGATGAGGACTTTGCCTTTAACATCTTTGAGCTGGATGCTGCATCCAACAATTCAGTAGATGATATAAGGGAGCTGACAAGTCAGGTGCGTATACCCCCACAAGTTGGAAAATACAAGGTATACATTATTGATGAGGTGCACATGCTGTCCCAAGCTGCCTTTAATGCTTTTTTAAAGACGTTGGAGGAACCACCCGCACATGCCATATTTATATTGGCCACGACGGAAAAGCATAAAATTATCCCTACAATACTGTCTCGCTGCCAAATATTTGATTTTAAGCGCATCACTGTTAAGGATGCTGCCGAGTACTTAAAATATATTGCGGAGAACCAAGAAATAGAAGCTGAAGACGATGCACTTCATATCATAGCCCAAAAAGCTGATGGCGCGATGCGCGATGCACTTTCCATCTTTGACAGGGTTGTGAGTTACTCTGGCAAAAAATTGACTAGAAAAGCTGTAACCGAGAATTTAAACGTTCTGGATTACGATACTTATTTCGCGGCTACAGATCTTATTCTTAAGCATGATATTCCGGGCCTACTGATTCTTTTTAATGAAACCTTGGCCAGGGGCTTTGACGGACACCACTTTATAAGTGGCCTAGCTTCGCATTTTAGGGATTTAATGGTGTGCCAACATCAGAATACTATAGAACTCCTAGAAGTTGGGGAGGAGGCAAAAAAACACTACAGCGAACAATCCAAAAAAACATCCAGTAGCTTTTTATTATCGGCTATTGATTTGGCCAACGATTGTGACATAAAGTACAAGTCCAGTAAAAATCAGCGACTTCTTGTTGAGTTGACCTTAATGAAATTAGCCTCTATCGATTTTGATGGAGAAAAAAAAAAGTCTGAATCCTTAGGGAATGGTCGCAACAAACCAGATTTTATAATCCCCGCCTCCTTTTATAAGGTTAGTCGCCCCTCCGTTCTGGAGAAAGAAATTAAACCCAACGAACCGGAGGCAAAATCAGTCCATACGGCAGCTCCTAATGTCGAAAGCGCCATTGTAGGGAAACAAACTCCCCAAGGCCAATCTTCCTCCACTTCAAGTACTACACAGACGCCACAAGGGAATGATGTTGGGGGATCTACAAATGTTATTCAGGAAGCCAATCCCACGCCTAGGACCAAAATCAACATAAAATCTACAGAAAGGAGGGTTTCTGGCCTTTCACTTTCCAGCCTAAAGGCCAAAAAGGAACATCAACTGAATAAAAAAGAGGATGTTATTGACGAAAGCAACCTTCCCAAAGCTAATTTTACAGAAGAGGAAATGCAAAGGCATTGGGCAGATTTCGTTGACATTTTGGATAATGATGGACGGAAAATTTTAGCATCCAACCTGCATTCGGATGTTCCTAAGCTTACCGATAATTTCACTATTTGGATAGAATTGCCAAATGGCACCATGAAAAAGGAAATTGAGCGGGAAAAGTACGACCTAATGGAGTATTTAAAACTAAAGCTCAACAACCACTTTATACAACTGCGAATAACTGTCAACGAAGCCACTGCCAAGAAATTTGCATTTACCCCAGAAGAAAAGTACATGAAATTAAGGGAGAAAAATCCAGCTATAGATCTTTTGAGAAAAGAGTTCGATTTAGATATTTAG